The window TGACCGCGTTCAGTGAGACGATCCCTTTTTCGCGCGCTTTGCCAAGAATGCTTGTGCTAAATACGCCCTCACACATATCCGGGAAGAGCGTCAGCACATCAATTCTCATCATGGCAGCAGCCCTTCCATCAGGTGAACGGTGATCTTTTTGGCGGCGATATCCACATCCAGCACGACATCATTGATCACCGGAATCAGAATGTCCTGGCCCTTAGCAGGCTTTACTACCCAGACATCATTCGCCCCCGGCTGCAGGATATCTGTAATCGTACCTAACGGCTTGCTTCCGTCTTCATCTGTGTAGACTTCACAGCCGACAATGTGATGGAAGTAATATTCGTTCTCCGGAAGCTCCACCAGATCGTCGCCGGGAACCTTTAGCAGGCTGCCTTTGTACTTCTCAATCTGATTAATGTTGGTGTAACCCTTCAGCTTGGCAATATACATCCCCTTGTGCTCTTTCGCTGATTCTACAATAACCTCGAATTTCGGGCTTCCATCTGCCGGAATAAGCAGCAGTTTTTTACCGGGTGCGAACCGCACGTCCGGAAAATCGGTATGCGACAAGATTTTGATCTCCCCGCGAATGCCATGCGTATTGACCAGCCTGCCTACCGTAAGTTCTTCCGCCATTTTACCCACTCCTTTATCTATTCACTTCTATATTTGAACCAAAAAGGAGCCGGGATATACTATCCCTAGCCCCTCATTGTGCGCATCGATTAAGATAAAATATCTACGGTCACGCGTTTATCGCTCTTGACTGCTGCGGATGTAACTACTGTGCGGAGTGCCTTGGCGATCCGCCCCTGCTTGCCGATGACCTTACCGACATCATCAGGATGTACAGAGAGCTCATAAACAATCAGGTGATCCTTCTCCACAGTCCGCACCGTCACATCTTCTGGATGATCCACTAAAGCCTTAGCAATAACTCCAACTAATTCTTCCATAGAGGACCCTCGCAATCAGTCATTATTTCTGTTGCTTCGACTCATGGAACTTCTTCATCACGCCTGCTTTGGAAAGCAAGTTGCGGACGGTATCAGATGCTTGTGCACCTGTTTGAAGCCATTTAAGAGCTTTTTCCTCATCGATCTTAACTACTGCCGGTTGTTCAATCGGATTATAGTAACCGATTTCCTCGATAAAACGACCGTCACGAGGGGACCGGGAATCGGAAACCACTACACGGTAGAAAGGCGCTTTATGTGCACCCATTCTTTTCAAACGAATACGTACTGCCACGAAATTCACCTCCTTAAAAAAGTATCGAAATATTGGGAAGAAGTTTAGGGTAAACCTTTTTTCGATCCCTCCCAAACCCTCCCTTCCAAGGGAGGGCCCCAAGGGCCTTGCCCTCTGGACACCCGCTTAAGTGCAACTGGCGTAAGTGTTCAGACTGGCGGGATCTTGGGATGATGGAGCAGGATCGCTTTTCGTCCCTAACGGGACCCGCTTAACTACGGCGGTACCTGGGGACTGGTTTAACACAAACTTCTACTTTAAAGATTAAGGACTTAAGGTCAAAAGATTAAGATCAAAAGCGTCTTGATCATCTGATGTTGTACTATGTCTGATCTAATGAAACATTAAGACCAAAACCTGTTTGATCATCTGATGTTGTACTATGTCTGATCTGGTAAAGATCAAAAGATTAAGATCAAAACCTTAGGATTAACGGAACGGGAACTTCATGCCGCCCTTACCGCCAAGACTCTTAAGCTGCTTCATGGCGTTTTTCTTGCCGCCCTTGCCTCCGCCGCCCATCATGCCGGAGAACTGCTTCATCATCTTGCGCATCTCATCGAATTGCTTGATGAGGCGGTTAACCTCGGCGACGTTCGTTCCGCTGCCGGCAGCAATACGCTTGCGGCGGTTGTGGTTAATGATCTCGGGCTGGGCTTTCTCGGCTTTGGTCATGGAATGAACAATTGCCTCAACGCGGCCCATCTGCTTGTCGTCAACCTTGAGGTCCTTTACGCCCTTGGCTTTGTTCATGCCAGGCAGCATATCGAGAATCTGGTCGATCGGTCCAAGCTTCTTAACCTGATCCATCTGCTCCAGGAAATCATCGAACGTAAATTCCGCATTGCGCATCTTACGTTCCATTTCCTTCGCTTTTTCGGTATCGATATTGGCTTGAGCCTTCTCGATCAGGGAGAGCATGTCGCCCATACCGAGAATCCGCGAAGCCATCCGCTCCGGATGGAACGGCTCCAGCGCGTCGATCTTCTCGCCCAGTGCAGCGAATTTGATCGGACAGCCGGTTACGGCCTTGACGGACAACGCCGCACCACCGCGGGTGTCGCCATCGAGCTTCGTCAGTACGACACCGGTAAGCTCAAGCTGCTTGTTGAAGCTGTCGGCTACGTTGACGGCATCCTGACCGGTCATGGCATCGACTACAAGCAATACTTCATCCGGATTAACAACCGTGTGGATCTGCTTCAGCTCATCCATCAGTGCTTCATCAATATGCAGGCGGCCTGCGGTATCGATGATGACATAATCCAGGTTATTGTCCTTTGCATGCTGGACAGCTTGTCTGGCAATCTCTACCGGACTAACCTGATCCCCTAATGCGAATACAGGAACCTTAATCTGTTCGCCCAGCACCTGCAGCTGCTTGATCGCAGCCGGACGATATATGTCGCCAGCTACAAGCAGCGGGCGGTGATTGCCCTTCTGCAGCAGCTTGGCCAGCTTGCCTGAAGTGGTCGTCTTACCGGCCCCTTGCAGACCCGCCATCATAATCACGGTCGGCGGCTTGTTCGACTTGGCCAGCTTCGCCTGGCTTCCGCCCATCAGCTCGGTCAGTTCCTTATTAACGATGTCGATGATAACCATGCCGGGAGTAAAGCTGTCCATTACTTCCTTGCCAATGGACTTCTCCTTCACCTTGGACACGAAGTCCTTGACTACTTTGAAGTTAACATCGGCTTCCAGAAGCGCCAGCCGCACTTCGCGCATGGCTTCGTTTACGTCATCTTCGGATACTTTACCTTTGCCGCGCAGCTTGCTGAACACATTCTGCAATCTTCCGCTTAAACCTTCAAATGCCATATGCGGCTGTCTCCCTTCATGCTACTCTAACCTCTGCAGACGATCCACGAGCTCCGTGAACCGCTGATTATATTGCTCAGGCAGCATTCCATTATCCGGCAGTCTGCGCAGTTCTTCTAAATATCGGTTACGGTCTTCATGTTTGGCTAATAGGCCAAGTTTCTCTTCATAATTCTCCAGCACCTGCTCGGCACGTTTGATATGCTCATACACGGCCTGCCGGCTGATTGCAAATTCCGCAGCGATCTCTCCCAGGGAGAAATCATCGTGGAAATAATATTTCAGAAACGTTTGCTGTTTATCAGTAAGCAGCCGTTCATAGAATGCGAATAACAGGTTGATCCGGTTTGTTTTCTCGAGCCTATTCTCCTGACTCATTAAGGGCACTCCCTTCGTCAAGGAAAAACACTTTACAGCTTCACAACGTCCCTTATGATACCGAAAACAAAGAAAGATGTCAAGCCTTTTTGCTTGTCATCTTTTTTTGTGTGCAAAATGTATCATTTAGAGGCTATTTCACTGCAATTAGCGGATCGGCAGCAGGTATATCAGGACAGCGAAGAAGTGAGTCACACTACCCGCAAGCACGAAGATATGCCATACTGCATGATGGAACGGAAAGCCTCTCCATACATAAAAAACTGTTCCGAGCGTATATAAGATCCCCCCGGCCATAAGCAGCGTCATGCCGCCTCCGGCCACAGACGCCGAGAGCGGATTCCAGGCGATGACGATCAGCCAGCCCATGGCGATGTAAAAGATCGTAGACATGAACAGAAATTTTTTGACGAAGAAAGCTTTGAACAGTACTCCGAAAAGTGCCACACCCCAGACGATGCCGAATAAGCTCCAGCCCAGTGTCCCCCGGATCGCCACTAGCAGGAAGGGCGTATAGGTGCCGGCAATAAACAGATAAATCGAGGAATGGTCAAGGAATTCGAATAAATCCTTAGCTTTGCCCTCCCGCAGACTATGCACCAGTGTGGAATTGAGATACAGAAGCAGCATCGTCGTCCCGTAAATGGAGAAGCTGACCACATGCCAGGCCGTTCCCTTCAGGCTGGCAAAAACAACGAGCAGGACAAGCGCAGCTACACTGAGTACCGTACCGATACCATGCGTAATTGCATTCGCTACCTCTTCCCTGCGGCTGTAAGTATAAGTATTTGCCATCACAAAAATCCTTCCGTTTGCGTTTCCTTCTATTATAACGTGTTTGGCAGCCGGATTACAGTTTGTAGAGCTCCGTATATTTCGCTTCCAGATAATCGGCCAGATAATCCGGGTTCAGCGGCTCGCCGGTTACCTGCTCGATAATTTGCGAAGGGGTCAGGCTTTTGCCGAAGCGGTAGATTTTTTCCGTCAGCCATTCCTTAATTGGCAGCAGATTGCCTTCAGCAATCAGGCTGTCAAACTCCGGAAGCTCTTTGCGGAGCGTATTCAGAATCTGTGCCGCATACATATTCCCCAGCGAGTAGGAAGCAAAATAACCGAAGTCGCCGCCGGACCAGTGAACATCCTGCAGTACGCCCAGTGCATTGGAAGGCGGGGTGATACCCAGGTATTCCTGATATTTGGCATTCCAGACCTTAGGGAGATCCTTAACCTCAAGGCCTTCATTGAAAATAAGCTTTTCAATTTCATAACGGACAATGATGTGCAGGTTATACGTCAGCTCGTCAGCTTCAATCCGGATAAACGAATTCGCTACACTGTTGATCGCGCGGTAAAACTGCTCCACTTCAACATTCGCCAGCTGCTCAGGGAAATGCTGCTGCAGATCACCATAGTAACGCTGCCAGAAAGCACGGCTGCGGCCGATCATATTCTCCCACAGTCTCGACTGGGATTCATGGATTCCCATGGAGGTGCCGGTAGCGAGCGGAGTACCAACCAGATCCTTGCTGATATTTTGCTCATACAGGGCGTGTCCGCCTTCATGCAGCGAGCTGAAAATCGCGCTTGTTACATTATCGAGCAAATAATTGGTCGTAATGCGCACATCGCCCGGATTGAGTCCGGTAGCGAACGGATGCACACTTTCATCAAGGCGTCCTGCTTCAAAGTCATAGCCCATCTGCTCCAGTACGAACAGGCCGAATTTCTCCTGCTGCTCTTTGGCATAGATTTGGCTCAGAAATTCGGTATCAGGCTTGTTAGGGGAAGCACTAATCGCCTCTACGAGCGGCACCAGGCGGGCGCGGAGGCGGCCGAAGATTTCATCTACTTTGGCGACAGTCAAATCGGGCTCGTACATATCAAGCAGCGTATCATAGCGTGTATCCTTGACACCCCAGTAATCAATAAATTCCTGTTTGAAGGCGACAATTTTGCTTAAATAAGGCTCAAAGGAAGCAAAATCATCATTTTCCTTGGCTTCTTCCCACATGCTCTCGGAATGGGCTGCCAGAACGGAGTACTCCTCGAATTTTTTGGATGGAATGCTCTTGCTGCGTTCATATTCCTTGAGGCAGTCCTTAACGATTTTGTTCTGGGCATCACTTAACTGGTTCGCAACGTCAGGACGGCTGAAAAATTTAGTGAACTCGCCCATCTCCGATGATGTCTCCAGTCTGAACAGTTCTCCGGAGAGCATGCCGATCGTTCCCGAACGGACCTCTACTCCCTTTCGCGGCGCACCTGTGCGCAAATCCCAATGAAGGAGTCCGATAGCTTCGTTATAGCCGCTGAT of the Paenibacillus pedocola genome contains:
- the rimM gene encoding ribosome maturation factor RimM (Essential for efficient processing of 16S rRNA), which produces MAEELTVGRLVNTHGIRGEIKILSHTDFPDVRFAPGKKLLLIPADGSPKFEVIVESAKEHKGMYIAKLKGYTNINQIEKYKGSLLKVPGDDLVELPENEYYFHHIVGCEVYTDEDGSKPLGTITDILQPGANDVWVVKPAKGQDILIPVINDVVLDVDIAAKKITVHLMEGLLP
- a CDS encoding KH domain-containing protein, whose amino-acid sequence is MEELVGVIAKALVDHPEDVTVRTVEKDHLIVYELSVHPDDVGKVIGKQGRIAKALRTVVTSAAVKSDKRVTVDILS
- the rpsP gene encoding 30S ribosomal protein S16, which encodes MAVRIRLKRMGAHKAPFYRVVVSDSRSPRDGRFIEEIGYYNPIEQPAVVKIDEEKALKWLQTGAQASDTVRNLLSKAGVMKKFHESKQQK
- the ffh gene encoding signal recognition particle protein, whose amino-acid sequence is MAFEGLSGRLQNVFSKLRGKGKVSEDDVNEAMREVRLALLEADVNFKVVKDFVSKVKEKSIGKEVMDSFTPGMVIIDIVNKELTELMGGSQAKLAKSNKPPTVIMMAGLQGAGKTTTSGKLAKLLQKGNHRPLLVAGDIYRPAAIKQLQVLGEQIKVPVFALGDQVSPVEIARQAVQHAKDNNLDYVIIDTAGRLHIDEALMDELKQIHTVVNPDEVLLVVDAMTGQDAVNVADSFNKQLELTGVVLTKLDGDTRGGAALSVKAVTGCPIKFAALGEKIDALEPFHPERMASRILGMGDMLSLIEKAQANIDTEKAKEMERKMRNAEFTFDDFLEQMDQVKKLGPIDQILDMLPGMNKAKGVKDLKVDDKQMGRVEAIVHSMTKAEKAQPEIINHNRRKRIAAGSGTNVAEVNRLIKQFDEMRKMMKQFSGMMGGGGKGGKKNAMKQLKSLGGKGGMKFPFR
- a CDS encoding putative DNA-binding protein translates to MSQENRLEKTNRINLLFAFYERLLTDKQQTFLKYYFHDDFSLGEIAAEFAISRQAVYEHIKRAEQVLENYEEKLGLLAKHEDRNRYLEELRRLPDNGMLPEQYNQRFTELVDRLQRLE
- the trhA gene encoding PAQR family membrane homeostasis protein TrhA; translated protein: MANTYTYSRREEVANAITHGIGTVLSVAALVLLVVFASLKGTAWHVVSFSIYGTTMLLLYLNSTLVHSLREGKAKDLFEFLDHSSIYLFIAGTYTPFLLVAIRGTLGWSLFGIVWGVALFGVLFKAFFVKKFLFMSTIFYIAMGWLIVIAWNPLSASVAGGGMTLLMAGGILYTLGTVFYVWRGFPFHHAVWHIFVLAGSVTHFFAVLIYLLPIR
- a CDS encoding carboxypeptidase M32 → MEQAVKEEWEKFQELLSKISGYNEAIGLLHWDLRTGAPRKGVEVRSGTIGMLSGELFRLETSSEMGEFTKFFSRPDVANQLSDAQNKIVKDCLKEYERSKSIPSKKFEEYSVLAAHSESMWEEAKENDDFASFEPYLSKIVAFKQEFIDYWGVKDTRYDTLLDMYEPDLTVAKVDEIFGRLRARLVPLVEAISASPNKPDTEFLSQIYAKEQQEKFGLFVLEQMGYDFEAGRLDESVHPFATGLNPGDVRITTNYLLDNVTSAIFSSLHEGGHALYEQNISKDLVGTPLATGTSMGIHESQSRLWENMIGRSRAFWQRYYGDLQQHFPEQLANVEVEQFYRAINSVANSFIRIEADELTYNLHIIVRYEIEKLIFNEGLEVKDLPKVWNAKYQEYLGITPPSNALGVLQDVHWSGGDFGYFASYSLGNMYAAQILNTLRKELPEFDSLIAEGNLLPIKEWLTEKIYRFGKSLTPSQIIEQVTGEPLNPDYLADYLEAKYTELYKL